Within Nitrospirota bacterium, the genomic segment ACGGATTCCGTGACCTCTCCTCGCTTCAGTTGGAGCTGCGCCTCCTCAACTTCCCTCATCCCGTGGGCGCCAGTATAGGAGTTCTCGCGCATCGCATCAACGGGCTCTTGCCCCGCCCGCTGAACCCAGCGCGGATAGCGGCAAGCGCCAGCCTAATTGACGCACGAGAGCCTATCGGATGCCGTACTTGCTCAACCGGTACCGGAACGACCGGAAATCCAATCCCAGAAGGCTGGCGGCGTCTTTCTTCACGCCGTGTGTGCGCTGGAGCGCCTTGAGCAGAAAATCTCGTTCAATGGTGGCGATCATGCCTTCGAGATCCACGCCGTCGGGAGGCAGCGACATCGGGATGGGGTCTTCGGTGGATCGCGGCAAGCACTCTCGGACCTGCTCCGGACCGATCGCTCCCGTGCCGGCGAGCGCGACGAGGCGCTCCATGACGTTCTCGAGCTCCCGCACGTTGCCCTTCCACTCCTGTTTGCTGAGCAGGTCGATGGCTTCGGGTTCGATCCGGGCGATGGTTTTGCCCATCTCCTGGGTGAACTTTTGGAGAAAGGCTTCGACCAATAAGGGGATGTCTTCGGGTCGCTCGCGCAGCGGGGGCAGGTGGATCGGGATGACGTCCAACCGGTAGTAGAGGTCTTCTCGAAACCGACCGTCCGCGATGGCCTTTTCAAGATCCCGGTTCGTGGCCGCCACGATGCGGACGTCGATCTTCATGTCGCGGGTGCCGCCAACCCGGCGAAACTCTTTTTCCTGCAACACCCGCAAGAGTTTGACCTGAATCCCGAGCGGCGTCTCGCCGATTTCGTCCAAAAAGATCGTCCCGTCGTTGGCGATTTCGAACAGGCCCTCCTTGTTGCTGATCGCACCGGTGAACGACCCTTTCATGTGCCCGAACAGCTCGCTCTCCAGCAACGGTTCGGGCAACGCACTGCAGTTGACCGTCACGAACGGCCGCTCCCGCCGCCGGCTGTTGTAGTGGATGGCCCGCGCGACCAGTTCCTTGCCGGTCCCGCTTTCGCCGAAGATGAGGACGTTGCTGTTCGCGTCGGCGACTTTCCGAATCAGGTCGAGGACCTTGTTGAGCTTCTCGCTGCGCCCCACGATCTGCTCGAACGACGCGCGATCCTGGACCACCTGCTTGAGCCGGGTGTTCTCGTCCTGGAGCTGCTTGCGCTCCAGGGCGTTCTTGACGAGCAACTTGACTTCGTCGATCTTGAACGGCTTGGTCAGATAGTCGTACGCGCCCTCGCGCATGGCCTCGACCGCGGTCTCGGTGGAGGCGAACGCCGTCATCATCAACACGATGGTGGACGGCGAGACCGCTTTTACGGCCTTGAGCAAGTCCAGGCCCGACAAACCCGGCATCTTGATGTCGGAGACGACCAGATCGTAGATCTCC encodes:
- a CDS encoding sigma-54 dependent transcriptional regulator — translated: MQRVLIVDDEKSMREFLSIVLKKEGYDVTVAAHGPEALSLIDKEIYDLVVSDIKMPGLSGLDLLKAVKAVSPSTIVLMMTAFASTETAVEAMREGAYDYLTKPFKIDEVKLLVKNALERKQLQDENTRLKQVVQDRASFEQIVGRSEKLNKVLDLIRKVADANSNVLIFGESGTGKELVARAIHYNSRRRERPFVTVNCSALPEPLLESELFGHMKGSFTGAISNKEGLFEIANDGTIFLDEIGETPLGIQVKLLRVLQEKEFRRVGGTRDMKIDVRIVAATNRDLEKAIADGRFREDLYYRLDVIPIHLPPLRERPEDIPLLVEAFLQKFTQEMGKTIARIEPEAIDLLSKQEWKGNVRELENVMERLVALAGTGAIGPEQVRECLPRSTEDPIPMSLPPDGVDLEGMIATIERDFLLKALQRTHGVKKDAASLLGLDFRSFRYRLSKYGIR